One segment of Etheostoma cragini isolate CJK2018 chromosome 23, CSU_Ecrag_1.0, whole genome shotgun sequence DNA contains the following:
- the cpsf6 gene encoding cleavage and polyadenylation specificity factor subunit 6 isoform X6: protein MADGVDHIDIYADVEEEFNQEADYPVHEQIDLYDDVISPSANNGDAPEDRDYLDTLPTPGGSEGGKSSQPNVVYTYTGKRIALYIGNLTWWTTDEDLTEAIRSVGITDVLEIKFFENRANGQSKGFALVCVASEASSRKLMELLSKRELHGQNPIVTPCNKQSLSQFEMQSRKSTQSGQMSGEGKAGPPGAGLRGGFPMGRGRGRFPGPPGPGGDRFPGPVGPGGPPPHFPGGMQGPPRPPPGPPGPPGPPPPGQGLPPPLAGPPNRGDRPPPPVLFPGQFGQPPMGPLPPGPPPPGYGPPPGPPPPQQGPPPPGPFPPRPPGPIGPPMALAPPPHMPGPPPGGPLPAPHVNPAFFPPPGNNNMPPNDSRGPPGPNDPYGRPPPYERGDYGPGGREMEASRTPLSEAEFEEIMNRNRAISSSAISRAVSDASAADYGSAIETLVTAISLIKQSKVSADDRCKVLISSLQDCLHGIESKSYGSASSPMMLVHARRERSRERDHSRSREKSRRHKSRSRDRHEDYYRERSRERDRHRERDRDRDREREREYRHR from the exons ATGGCGGACGGAGTAGATCACATCGACATTTACGCCGACGTAGAGGAGGAATTCAACCAG gaagctgactaccCTGTCCACGAACAGATTGACCTGTATGATGATGTTATATCCCCATCAGCCAACAATGGTGATGCTCCAGAAGACCGCGACTACCTGGACACACTGCCTACACCAGGTGGCTCAGAGGGAGGGAAGAGTTCCCAGCCAAACGTGgtgtacacatacacaggcaAAAGGATTGCCTTGTACATAGGAAACCTCACATGG TGGACGACAGACGAGGACCTGACAGAAGCTATTCGCTCAGTAGGCATCACGGATGTGCTGGAGATCAAGTTCTTTGAAAACAGAGCCAATGGCCAGTCAAAAGG GTTTGCACTCGTGTGTGTGGCCTCGGAGGCATCGTCCAGGAAGTTAATGGAGCTGCTGTCAAAGAGGGAGCTTCATGGTCAGAATCCCATTGTCACGCCGTGCAACAAACAATCCCTCAGCCAGTTTGAGATGCAGTCACGTAAAA GTACCCAGTCAGGCCAGATGTCTGGGGAAGGTAAAGCTGGTCCCCCTGGCGCTGGCCTCCGTGGGGGTTTCCCCATGGGTCGAGGCAGAGGCAGGTTCCCTGGACCACCTGGTCCCGGTGGAGACCGCTTCCCTGGTCCTGTTGGGCCTGGAGGACCGCCACCACATTTCCCTG GTGGAATGCAGGGCCCCCCACGTCCTCCTCCCGGTCCACCTGGTCCTCCAGGGCCTCCACCTCCTGGCCAGggcctcccccctcccctcgcTGGCCCTCCAAATCGTGGGGACAGGCCTCCTCCCCCAGTTCTCTTCCCTGGTCAGTTTGGCCAGCCTCCAATGGGACCCCTGCCCCCAGGTCCACCTCCTCCAGGTTATGGCCCTCCACCTGGTCCCCCACCCCCTCAACAGGGCCCACCACCCCCAGGACCCTTTCCTCCACGACCCCCTGGCCCCATCGGGCCCCCCATGGCTTTGGCGCCACCTCCACACATGCCAGGTCCTCCCCCAGGTGGACCACTACCAGCACCCCATGTCAACCCTGCCTTTTTCCCCCCACctggcaacaacaacatgcCCCCAAACGACAGCCGAGGCCCCCCTGGACCAAACGACCCATACGGACGCCCGCCACCATATGAAAGAGGGGACTATGGTCCTGGAGGCCG GGAGATGGAGGCGTCACGGACCCCTCTGAGTGAGGCAGAGTTTGAGGAGATCATGAACAGAAACAGAGCCATCTCCTCTAGTGCCATATCTCGAGCAGTGTCTGACGCCAGTGCAG CCGACTATGGAAGTGCTATAGAGACCTTGGTGACAGCGATTAGTCTGATTAAGCAGTCCAAAGTGTCAGCAGACGACCGCTGTAAGGTCCTCATCAGTTCCCTGCAGGACTGTCTTCATGGCATTGAGTCAAAAAGCTACGGTTCCGCTTCCAG TCCAATGATGCTTGTCCATGCCAGGCGAGAACGTTCCAGGGAACGAGACCACAGCCGCTCTAGAGAAAAGAGCCGGCGTCACAAGTCCCGCAGTCGTGACCGGCATGAGGATTATTACCGAGAACGCAGCCGGGAGCGGGACCGTCATCGGGAGAGGGACCGGGACCGAGAccgggagagggagagggagtaCAGACACCGCTAG
- the cpsf6 gene encoding cleavage and polyadenylation specificity factor subunit 6 isoform X4 — translation MADGVDHIDIYADVEEEFNQEADYPVHEQIDLYDDVISPSANNGDAPEDRDYLDTLPTPGGSEGGKSSQPNVVYTYTGKRIALYIGNLTWWTTDEDLTEAIRSVGITDVLEIKFFENRANGQSKGFALVCVASEASSRKLMELLSKRELHGQNPIVTPCNKQSLSQFEMQSRKSWCGSGRSDGTQSGQMSGEGKAGPPGAGLRGGFPMGRGRGRFPGPPGPGGDRFPGPVGPGGPPPHFPGGMQGPPRPPPGPPGPPGPPPPGQGLPPPLAGPPNRGDRPPPPVLFPGQFGQPPMGPLPPGPPPPGYGPPPGPPPPQQGPPPPGPFPPRPPGPIGPPMALAPPPHMPGPPPGGPLPAPHVNPAFFPPPGNNNMPPNDSRGPPGPNDPYGRPPPYERGDYGPGGREMEASRTPLSEAEFEEIMNRNRAISSSAISRAVSDASAADYGSAIETLVTAISLIKQSKVSADDRCKVLISSLQDCLHGIESKSYGSASSPMMLVHARRERSRERDHSRSREKSRRHKSRSRDRHEDYYRERSRERDRHRERDRDRDREREREYRHR, via the exons ATGGCGGACGGAGTAGATCACATCGACATTTACGCCGACGTAGAGGAGGAATTCAACCAG gaagctgactaccCTGTCCACGAACAGATTGACCTGTATGATGATGTTATATCCCCATCAGCCAACAATGGTGATGCTCCAGAAGACCGCGACTACCTGGACACACTGCCTACACCAGGTGGCTCAGAGGGAGGGAAGAGTTCCCAGCCAAACGTGgtgtacacatacacaggcaAAAGGATTGCCTTGTACATAGGAAACCTCACATGG TGGACGACAGACGAGGACCTGACAGAAGCTATTCGCTCAGTAGGCATCACGGATGTGCTGGAGATCAAGTTCTTTGAAAACAGAGCCAATGGCCAGTCAAAAGG GTTTGCACTCGTGTGTGTGGCCTCGGAGGCATCGTCCAGGAAGTTAATGGAGCTGCTGTCAAAGAGGGAGCTTCATGGTCAGAATCCCATTGTCACGCCGTGCAACAAACAATCCCTCAGCCAGTTTGAGATGCAGTCACGTAAAA gTTGGTGTGGAAGTGGGCGATCAGATG GTACCCAGTCAGGCCAGATGTCTGGGGAAGGTAAAGCTGGTCCCCCTGGCGCTGGCCTCCGTGGGGGTTTCCCCATGGGTCGAGGCAGAGGCAGGTTCCCTGGACCACCTGGTCCCGGTGGAGACCGCTTCCCTGGTCCTGTTGGGCCTGGAGGACCGCCACCACATTTCCCTG GTGGAATGCAGGGCCCCCCACGTCCTCCTCCCGGTCCACCTGGTCCTCCAGGGCCTCCACCTCCTGGCCAGggcctcccccctcccctcgcTGGCCCTCCAAATCGTGGGGACAGGCCTCCTCCCCCAGTTCTCTTCCCTGGTCAGTTTGGCCAGCCTCCAATGGGACCCCTGCCCCCAGGTCCACCTCCTCCAGGTTATGGCCCTCCACCTGGTCCCCCACCCCCTCAACAGGGCCCACCACCCCCAGGACCCTTTCCTCCACGACCCCCTGGCCCCATCGGGCCCCCCATGGCTTTGGCGCCACCTCCACACATGCCAGGTCCTCCCCCAGGTGGACCACTACCAGCACCCCATGTCAACCCTGCCTTTTTCCCCCCACctggcaacaacaacatgcCCCCAAACGACAGCCGAGGCCCCCCTGGACCAAACGACCCATACGGACGCCCGCCACCATATGAAAGAGGGGACTATGGTCCTGGAGGCCG GGAGATGGAGGCGTCACGGACCCCTCTGAGTGAGGCAGAGTTTGAGGAGATCATGAACAGAAACAGAGCCATCTCCTCTAGTGCCATATCTCGAGCAGTGTCTGACGCCAGTGCAG CCGACTATGGAAGTGCTATAGAGACCTTGGTGACAGCGATTAGTCTGATTAAGCAGTCCAAAGTGTCAGCAGACGACCGCTGTAAGGTCCTCATCAGTTCCCTGCAGGACTGTCTTCATGGCATTGAGTCAAAAAGCTACGGTTCCGCTTCCAG TCCAATGATGCTTGTCCATGCCAGGCGAGAACGTTCCAGGGAACGAGACCACAGCCGCTCTAGAGAAAAGAGCCGGCGTCACAAGTCCCGCAGTCGTGACCGGCATGAGGATTATTACCGAGAACGCAGCCGGGAGCGGGACCGTCATCGGGAGAGGGACCGGGACCGAGAccgggagagggagagggagtaCAGACACCGCTAG
- the cpsf6 gene encoding cleavage and polyadenylation specificity factor subunit 6 isoform X3: protein MADGVDHIDIYADVEEEFNQEADYPVHEQIDLYDDVISPSANNGDAPEDRDYLDTLPTPGGSEGGKSSQPNVVYTYTGKRIALYIGNLTWWTTDEDLTEAIRSVGITDVLEIKFFENRANGQSKGFALVCVASEASSRKLMELLSKRELHGQNPIVTPCNKQSLSQFEMQSRKSTQSGQMSGEGKAGPPGAGLRGGFPMGRGRGRFPGPPGPGGDRFPGPVGPGGPPPHFPGPGMRPDLIRHQDGPLMDMSFNPFPPGGRNGSWRGRGGMQGPPRPPPGPPGPPGPPPPGQGLPPPLAGPPNRGDRPPPPVLFPGQFGQPPMGPLPPGPPPPGYGPPPGPPPPQQGPPPPGPFPPRPPGPIGPPMALAPPPHMPGPPPGGPLPAPHVNPAFFPPPGNNNMPPNDSRGPPGPNDPYGRPPPYERGDYGPGGREMEASRTPLSEAEFEEIMNRNRAISSSAISRAVSDASAADYGSAIETLVTAISLIKQSKVSADDRCKVLISSLQDCLHGIESKSYGSASSPMMLVHARRERSRERDHSRSREKSRRHKSRSRDRHEDYYRERSRERDRHRERDRDRDREREREYRHR from the exons ATGGCGGACGGAGTAGATCACATCGACATTTACGCCGACGTAGAGGAGGAATTCAACCAG gaagctgactaccCTGTCCACGAACAGATTGACCTGTATGATGATGTTATATCCCCATCAGCCAACAATGGTGATGCTCCAGAAGACCGCGACTACCTGGACACACTGCCTACACCAGGTGGCTCAGAGGGAGGGAAGAGTTCCCAGCCAAACGTGgtgtacacatacacaggcaAAAGGATTGCCTTGTACATAGGAAACCTCACATGG TGGACGACAGACGAGGACCTGACAGAAGCTATTCGCTCAGTAGGCATCACGGATGTGCTGGAGATCAAGTTCTTTGAAAACAGAGCCAATGGCCAGTCAAAAGG GTTTGCACTCGTGTGTGTGGCCTCGGAGGCATCGTCCAGGAAGTTAATGGAGCTGCTGTCAAAGAGGGAGCTTCATGGTCAGAATCCCATTGTCACGCCGTGCAACAAACAATCCCTCAGCCAGTTTGAGATGCAGTCACGTAAAA GTACCCAGTCAGGCCAGATGTCTGGGGAAGGTAAAGCTGGTCCCCCTGGCGCTGGCCTCCGTGGGGGTTTCCCCATGGGTCGAGGCAGAGGCAGGTTCCCTGGACCACCTGGTCCCGGTGGAGACCGCTTCCCTGGTCCTGTTGGGCCTGGAGGACCGCCACCACATTTCCCTG GCCCAGGGATGAGACCAGATCTGATTAGGCACCAAGATGGCCCTCTGATGGATATGAGTTTCAATCCCTTTCCGCCGGGGGGCAGGAACGGGAGCTGGCGTGGCAGAG GTGGAATGCAGGGCCCCCCACGTCCTCCTCCCGGTCCACCTGGTCCTCCAGGGCCTCCACCTCCTGGCCAGggcctcccccctcccctcgcTGGCCCTCCAAATCGTGGGGACAGGCCTCCTCCCCCAGTTCTCTTCCCTGGTCAGTTTGGCCAGCCTCCAATGGGACCCCTGCCCCCAGGTCCACCTCCTCCAGGTTATGGCCCTCCACCTGGTCCCCCACCCCCTCAACAGGGCCCACCACCCCCAGGACCCTTTCCTCCACGACCCCCTGGCCCCATCGGGCCCCCCATGGCTTTGGCGCCACCTCCACACATGCCAGGTCCTCCCCCAGGTGGACCACTACCAGCACCCCATGTCAACCCTGCCTTTTTCCCCCCACctggcaacaacaacatgcCCCCAAACGACAGCCGAGGCCCCCCTGGACCAAACGACCCATACGGACGCCCGCCACCATATGAAAGAGGGGACTATGGTCCTGGAGGCCG GGAGATGGAGGCGTCACGGACCCCTCTGAGTGAGGCAGAGTTTGAGGAGATCATGAACAGAAACAGAGCCATCTCCTCTAGTGCCATATCTCGAGCAGTGTCTGACGCCAGTGCAG CCGACTATGGAAGTGCTATAGAGACCTTGGTGACAGCGATTAGTCTGATTAAGCAGTCCAAAGTGTCAGCAGACGACCGCTGTAAGGTCCTCATCAGTTCCCTGCAGGACTGTCTTCATGGCATTGAGTCAAAAAGCTACGGTTCCGCTTCCAG TCCAATGATGCTTGTCCATGCCAGGCGAGAACGTTCCAGGGAACGAGACCACAGCCGCTCTAGAGAAAAGAGCCGGCGTCACAAGTCCCGCAGTCGTGACCGGCATGAGGATTATTACCGAGAACGCAGCCGGGAGCGGGACCGTCATCGGGAGAGGGACCGGGACCGAGAccgggagagggagagggagtaCAGACACCGCTAG
- the cpsf6 gene encoding cleavage and polyadenylation specificity factor subunit 6 isoform X7 has product MADGVDHIDIYADVEEEFNQEADYPVHEQIDLYDDVISPSANNGDAPEDRDYLDTLPTPGGSEGGKSSQPNVVYTYTGKRIALYIGNLTWWTTDEDLTEAIRSVGITDVLEIKFFENRANGQSKGFALVCVASEASSRKLMELLSKRELHGQNPIVTPCNKQSLSQFEMQSRKSTQSGQMSGEGKAGPPGAGLRGGFPMGRGRGRFPGPPGPGGDRFPGPVGPGGPPPHFPGGMQGPPRPPPGPPGPPGPPPPGQGLPPPLAGPPNRGDRPPPPVLFPGQFGQPPMGPLPPGPPPPGYGPPPGPPPPQQGPPPPGPFPPRPPGPIGPPMALAPPPHMPGPPPGGPLPAPHVNPAFFPPPGNNNMPPNDSRGPPGPNDPYGRPPPYERGDYGPGGREMEASRTPLSEAEFEEIMNRNRAISSSAISRAVSDASAADYGSAIETLVTAISLIKQSKVSADDRCKVLISSLQDCLHGIESKSYGSASRRERSRERDHSRSREKSRRHKSRSRDRHEDYYRERSRERDRHRERDRDRDREREREYRHR; this is encoded by the exons ATGGCGGACGGAGTAGATCACATCGACATTTACGCCGACGTAGAGGAGGAATTCAACCAG gaagctgactaccCTGTCCACGAACAGATTGACCTGTATGATGATGTTATATCCCCATCAGCCAACAATGGTGATGCTCCAGAAGACCGCGACTACCTGGACACACTGCCTACACCAGGTGGCTCAGAGGGAGGGAAGAGTTCCCAGCCAAACGTGgtgtacacatacacaggcaAAAGGATTGCCTTGTACATAGGAAACCTCACATGG TGGACGACAGACGAGGACCTGACAGAAGCTATTCGCTCAGTAGGCATCACGGATGTGCTGGAGATCAAGTTCTTTGAAAACAGAGCCAATGGCCAGTCAAAAGG GTTTGCACTCGTGTGTGTGGCCTCGGAGGCATCGTCCAGGAAGTTAATGGAGCTGCTGTCAAAGAGGGAGCTTCATGGTCAGAATCCCATTGTCACGCCGTGCAACAAACAATCCCTCAGCCAGTTTGAGATGCAGTCACGTAAAA GTACCCAGTCAGGCCAGATGTCTGGGGAAGGTAAAGCTGGTCCCCCTGGCGCTGGCCTCCGTGGGGGTTTCCCCATGGGTCGAGGCAGAGGCAGGTTCCCTGGACCACCTGGTCCCGGTGGAGACCGCTTCCCTGGTCCTGTTGGGCCTGGAGGACCGCCACCACATTTCCCTG GTGGAATGCAGGGCCCCCCACGTCCTCCTCCCGGTCCACCTGGTCCTCCAGGGCCTCCACCTCCTGGCCAGggcctcccccctcccctcgcTGGCCCTCCAAATCGTGGGGACAGGCCTCCTCCCCCAGTTCTCTTCCCTGGTCAGTTTGGCCAGCCTCCAATGGGACCCCTGCCCCCAGGTCCACCTCCTCCAGGTTATGGCCCTCCACCTGGTCCCCCACCCCCTCAACAGGGCCCACCACCCCCAGGACCCTTTCCTCCACGACCCCCTGGCCCCATCGGGCCCCCCATGGCTTTGGCGCCACCTCCACACATGCCAGGTCCTCCCCCAGGTGGACCACTACCAGCACCCCATGTCAACCCTGCCTTTTTCCCCCCACctggcaacaacaacatgcCCCCAAACGACAGCCGAGGCCCCCCTGGACCAAACGACCCATACGGACGCCCGCCACCATATGAAAGAGGGGACTATGGTCCTGGAGGCCG GGAGATGGAGGCGTCACGGACCCCTCTGAGTGAGGCAGAGTTTGAGGAGATCATGAACAGAAACAGAGCCATCTCCTCTAGTGCCATATCTCGAGCAGTGTCTGACGCCAGTGCAG CCGACTATGGAAGTGCTATAGAGACCTTGGTGACAGCGATTAGTCTGATTAAGCAGTCCAAAGTGTCAGCAGACGACCGCTGTAAGGTCCTCATCAGTTCCCTGCAGGACTGTCTTCATGGCATTGAGTCAAAAAGCTACGGTTCCGCTTCCAG GCGAGAACGTTCCAGGGAACGAGACCACAGCCGCTCTAGAGAAAAGAGCCGGCGTCACAAGTCCCGCAGTCGTGACCGGCATGAGGATTATTACCGAGAACGCAGCCGGGAGCGGGACCGTCATCGGGAGAGGGACCGGGACCGAGAccgggagagggagagggagtaCAGACACCGCTAG
- the cpsf6 gene encoding cleavage and polyadenylation specificity factor subunit 6 isoform X1, whose product MADGVDHIDIYADVEEEFNQEADYPVHEQIDLYDDVISPSANNGDAPEDRDYLDTLPTPGGSEGGKSSQPNVVYTYTGKRIALYIGNLTWWTTDEDLTEAIRSVGITDVLEIKFFENRANGQSKGFALVCVASEASSRKLMELLSKRELHGQNPIVTPCNKQSLSQFEMQSRKSWCGSGRSDGTQSGQMSGEGKAGPPGAGLRGGFPMGRGRGRFPGPPGPGGDRFPGPVGPGGPPPHFPGPGMRPDLIRHQDGPLMDMSFNPFPPGGRNGSWRGRGGMQGPPRPPPGPPGPPGPPPPGQGLPPPLAGPPNRGDRPPPPVLFPGQFGQPPMGPLPPGPPPPGYGPPPGPPPPQQGPPPPGPFPPRPPGPIGPPMALAPPPHMPGPPPGGPLPAPHVNPAFFPPPGNNNMPPNDSRGPPGPNDPYGRPPPYERGDYGPGGREMEASRTPLSEAEFEEIMNRNRAISSSAISRAVSDASAADYGSAIETLVTAISLIKQSKVSADDRCKVLISSLQDCLHGIESKSYGSASSPMMLVHARRERSRERDHSRSREKSRRHKSRSRDRHEDYYRERSRERDRHRERDRDRDREREREYRHR is encoded by the exons ATGGCGGACGGAGTAGATCACATCGACATTTACGCCGACGTAGAGGAGGAATTCAACCAG gaagctgactaccCTGTCCACGAACAGATTGACCTGTATGATGATGTTATATCCCCATCAGCCAACAATGGTGATGCTCCAGAAGACCGCGACTACCTGGACACACTGCCTACACCAGGTGGCTCAGAGGGAGGGAAGAGTTCCCAGCCAAACGTGgtgtacacatacacaggcaAAAGGATTGCCTTGTACATAGGAAACCTCACATGG TGGACGACAGACGAGGACCTGACAGAAGCTATTCGCTCAGTAGGCATCACGGATGTGCTGGAGATCAAGTTCTTTGAAAACAGAGCCAATGGCCAGTCAAAAGG GTTTGCACTCGTGTGTGTGGCCTCGGAGGCATCGTCCAGGAAGTTAATGGAGCTGCTGTCAAAGAGGGAGCTTCATGGTCAGAATCCCATTGTCACGCCGTGCAACAAACAATCCCTCAGCCAGTTTGAGATGCAGTCACGTAAAA gTTGGTGTGGAAGTGGGCGATCAGATG GTACCCAGTCAGGCCAGATGTCTGGGGAAGGTAAAGCTGGTCCCCCTGGCGCTGGCCTCCGTGGGGGTTTCCCCATGGGTCGAGGCAGAGGCAGGTTCCCTGGACCACCTGGTCCCGGTGGAGACCGCTTCCCTGGTCCTGTTGGGCCTGGAGGACCGCCACCACATTTCCCTG GCCCAGGGATGAGACCAGATCTGATTAGGCACCAAGATGGCCCTCTGATGGATATGAGTTTCAATCCCTTTCCGCCGGGGGGCAGGAACGGGAGCTGGCGTGGCAGAG GTGGAATGCAGGGCCCCCCACGTCCTCCTCCCGGTCCACCTGGTCCTCCAGGGCCTCCACCTCCTGGCCAGggcctcccccctcccctcgcTGGCCCTCCAAATCGTGGGGACAGGCCTCCTCCCCCAGTTCTCTTCCCTGGTCAGTTTGGCCAGCCTCCAATGGGACCCCTGCCCCCAGGTCCACCTCCTCCAGGTTATGGCCCTCCACCTGGTCCCCCACCCCCTCAACAGGGCCCACCACCCCCAGGACCCTTTCCTCCACGACCCCCTGGCCCCATCGGGCCCCCCATGGCTTTGGCGCCACCTCCACACATGCCAGGTCCTCCCCCAGGTGGACCACTACCAGCACCCCATGTCAACCCTGCCTTTTTCCCCCCACctggcaacaacaacatgcCCCCAAACGACAGCCGAGGCCCCCCTGGACCAAACGACCCATACGGACGCCCGCCACCATATGAAAGAGGGGACTATGGTCCTGGAGGCCG GGAGATGGAGGCGTCACGGACCCCTCTGAGTGAGGCAGAGTTTGAGGAGATCATGAACAGAAACAGAGCCATCTCCTCTAGTGCCATATCTCGAGCAGTGTCTGACGCCAGTGCAG CCGACTATGGAAGTGCTATAGAGACCTTGGTGACAGCGATTAGTCTGATTAAGCAGTCCAAAGTGTCAGCAGACGACCGCTGTAAGGTCCTCATCAGTTCCCTGCAGGACTGTCTTCATGGCATTGAGTCAAAAAGCTACGGTTCCGCTTCCAG TCCAATGATGCTTGTCCATGCCAGGCGAGAACGTTCCAGGGAACGAGACCACAGCCGCTCTAGAGAAAAGAGCCGGCGTCACAAGTCCCGCAGTCGTGACCGGCATGAGGATTATTACCGAGAACGCAGCCGGGAGCGGGACCGTCATCGGGAGAGGGACCGGGACCGAGAccgggagagggagagggagtaCAGACACCGCTAG
- the cpsf6 gene encoding cleavage and polyadenylation specificity factor subunit 6 isoform X2: MADGVDHIDIYADVEEEFNQEADYPVHEQIDLYDDVISPSANNGDAPEDRDYLDTLPTPGGSEGGKSSQPNVVYTYTGKRIALYIGNLTWWTTDEDLTEAIRSVGITDVLEIKFFENRANGQSKGFALVCVASEASSRKLMELLSKRELHGQNPIVTPCNKQSLSQFEMQSRKSWCGSGRSDGTQSGQMSGEGKAGPPGAGLRGGFPMGRGRGRFPGPPGPGGDRFPGPVGPGGPPPHFPGPGMRPDLIRHQDGPLMDMSFNPFPPGGRNGSWRGRGGMQGPPRPPPGPPGPPGPPPPGQGLPPPLAGPPNRGDRPPPPVLFPGQFGQPPMGPLPPGPPPPGYGPPPGPPPPQQGPPPPGPFPPRPPGPIGPPMALAPPPHMPGPPPGGPLPAPHVNPAFFPPPGNNNMPPNDSRGPPGPNDPYGRPPPYERGDYGPGGREMEASRTPLSEAEFEEIMNRNRAISSSAISRAVSDASAADYGSAIETLVTAISLIKQSKVSADDRCKVLISSLQDCLHGIESKSYGSASRRERSRERDHSRSREKSRRHKSRSRDRHEDYYRERSRERDRHRERDRDRDREREREYRHR; encoded by the exons ATGGCGGACGGAGTAGATCACATCGACATTTACGCCGACGTAGAGGAGGAATTCAACCAG gaagctgactaccCTGTCCACGAACAGATTGACCTGTATGATGATGTTATATCCCCATCAGCCAACAATGGTGATGCTCCAGAAGACCGCGACTACCTGGACACACTGCCTACACCAGGTGGCTCAGAGGGAGGGAAGAGTTCCCAGCCAAACGTGgtgtacacatacacaggcaAAAGGATTGCCTTGTACATAGGAAACCTCACATGG TGGACGACAGACGAGGACCTGACAGAAGCTATTCGCTCAGTAGGCATCACGGATGTGCTGGAGATCAAGTTCTTTGAAAACAGAGCCAATGGCCAGTCAAAAGG GTTTGCACTCGTGTGTGTGGCCTCGGAGGCATCGTCCAGGAAGTTAATGGAGCTGCTGTCAAAGAGGGAGCTTCATGGTCAGAATCCCATTGTCACGCCGTGCAACAAACAATCCCTCAGCCAGTTTGAGATGCAGTCACGTAAAA gTTGGTGTGGAAGTGGGCGATCAGATG GTACCCAGTCAGGCCAGATGTCTGGGGAAGGTAAAGCTGGTCCCCCTGGCGCTGGCCTCCGTGGGGGTTTCCCCATGGGTCGAGGCAGAGGCAGGTTCCCTGGACCACCTGGTCCCGGTGGAGACCGCTTCCCTGGTCCTGTTGGGCCTGGAGGACCGCCACCACATTTCCCTG GCCCAGGGATGAGACCAGATCTGATTAGGCACCAAGATGGCCCTCTGATGGATATGAGTTTCAATCCCTTTCCGCCGGGGGGCAGGAACGGGAGCTGGCGTGGCAGAG GTGGAATGCAGGGCCCCCCACGTCCTCCTCCCGGTCCACCTGGTCCTCCAGGGCCTCCACCTCCTGGCCAGggcctcccccctcccctcgcTGGCCCTCCAAATCGTGGGGACAGGCCTCCTCCCCCAGTTCTCTTCCCTGGTCAGTTTGGCCAGCCTCCAATGGGACCCCTGCCCCCAGGTCCACCTCCTCCAGGTTATGGCCCTCCACCTGGTCCCCCACCCCCTCAACAGGGCCCACCACCCCCAGGACCCTTTCCTCCACGACCCCCTGGCCCCATCGGGCCCCCCATGGCTTTGGCGCCACCTCCACACATGCCAGGTCCTCCCCCAGGTGGACCACTACCAGCACCCCATGTCAACCCTGCCTTTTTCCCCCCACctggcaacaacaacatgcCCCCAAACGACAGCCGAGGCCCCCCTGGACCAAACGACCCATACGGACGCCCGCCACCATATGAAAGAGGGGACTATGGTCCTGGAGGCCG GGAGATGGAGGCGTCACGGACCCCTCTGAGTGAGGCAGAGTTTGAGGAGATCATGAACAGAAACAGAGCCATCTCCTCTAGTGCCATATCTCGAGCAGTGTCTGACGCCAGTGCAG CCGACTATGGAAGTGCTATAGAGACCTTGGTGACAGCGATTAGTCTGATTAAGCAGTCCAAAGTGTCAGCAGACGACCGCTGTAAGGTCCTCATCAGTTCCCTGCAGGACTGTCTTCATGGCATTGAGTCAAAAAGCTACGGTTCCGCTTCCAG GCGAGAACGTTCCAGGGAACGAGACCACAGCCGCTCTAGAGAAAAGAGCCGGCGTCACAAGTCCCGCAGTCGTGACCGGCATGAGGATTATTACCGAGAACGCAGCCGGGAGCGGGACCGTCATCGGGAGAGGGACCGGGACCGAGAccgggagagggagagggagtaCAGACACCGCTAG